Proteins encoded within one genomic window of Triticum aestivum cultivar Chinese Spring chromosome 2D, IWGSC CS RefSeq v2.1, whole genome shotgun sequence:
- the LOC123055269 gene encoding ABC transporter E family member 2 has translation MADRLTRIAIVNDDRCKPKKCRQECKKSCPVVKTGKLCIEVGPASKVSFISEELCIGCGICVKKCPFDAIEIINLPKDLEKDTTHRYGPNTFKLHRLPVPRPGQVLGLVGTNGIGKSTALKVLAGKLKPNLGRFKNPPDWQEILTYFRGSELQNYFTRLLEDNLKAIIKPQYVDHIPKAVQGNVGQVLELKDERDMKAELCVDLELNQVIDRNVGDLSGGELQRFAIAVVAVQSAEIYMFDEPSSYLDVKQRLKAAQVIRSLLRSNSYVIVVEHDLSVLDYLSDFICCLYGKPGAYGVVTLPFSVREGINIFLAGFVPTENLRFRDESLTFKIVDTQDNAEEIETYQRYKYPTMSKTLANFKLTVMEGEFTDSQIVVMLGENGTGKTTFIRMLAGHLKPDTVDGVEIEIPEFNVSYKPQKISPKFPGSVRQLLHKKIRDSYTHPQFISDVMKPLQIEQLMDQEVLNLSGGELQRVALCLCLGQPAEIYLIDEPSAYLDSEQRIVASKVIKRFILHAKKTAFIVEHDFIMAAYLADKVVVYEGRPSVECTACTPQSLVSGMNRFLSHLDITFRRDPTNYRPRINKMDSTKDREQKAAGSYYYLDD, from the exons atggcggaccggctgacgCGGATCGCCATCGTCAACGACGACCGCTGCAAGCCCAAGAAGTGCCGCCAGGAGTGCAAGAAGAGCTGCCCCGTCGTCAAGACCG GGAAGTTGTGCATTGAAGTTGGTCCGGCGTCCAAGGTTTCCTTCATCTCTGAAGAGCTGTGCATTGGTTGTGGTATTTGTGTCAAG AAATGCCCATTTGATGCCATCGAGATCATCAACCTCCCAAAAGATCTGGAAAAGGATACCACCCATCGCTATGGGCCAAATACATTCAAATTGCACAG GCTGCCTGTTCCAAGGCCTGGTCAAGTTTTGGGACTTGTTGGAACTAATGGAATTGGAAAGTCCACAGCGCTTAAAGTCTTAGCTGGCAAGCTGAAACCAAATTTGGGACGATTCAAA AATCCACCTGATTGGCAGGAGATCCTTACATACTTCCGTGGCTCTGAACTTCAGAATTATTTTACACGTTTATTGGAGGATAACCTGAAG GCAATCATTAAGCCTCAATATGTTGACCACATTCCAAAAGCTGTCCAAGGAAATGTGGGGCAAGTACTTGAGCTGAAAGATGAGAGGGATATGAAAGCTGAGCTGTGCGTTGACCTTGAATTGAACCAAGTTATTGACCGAAATGTGGGAGATCTTTCTGGCGGTGAGCTCCAGAGATTTGCAATAGCAGTTGTTGCTGTGCAAAGTGCAGAAATTTACATGTTTGATGAACCATCAAGTTATCTTGATGTTAAGCAGAGACTGAAGGCTGCACAAGTCATTAGGTCCTTGCTGAGATCGAACAG CTACGTCATTGTTGTGGAACATGACTTGAGCGTCTTAGATTACTTGTCCGACTTCATTTGCTGCTTATATGGAAAGCCGGGAGCTTATGGTGTAGTTACACTGCCATTTTCAGTCCGAGAAGGTATCAATATTTTCCTGGCTGGATTTGTTCCAACTGAAAATCTTCGGTTCCGAGATGAATCTCTTACATTTAAG ATTGTGGATACGCAAGACAACGCGGAGGAGATTGAAACATACCAACGATACAAGTACCCTACCATGAGCAAAACCCTAGCAAATTTCAAGCTCACTGTCATGGAAGGTGAATTCACTGATTCTCAGATTGTTGTGATGCTTGGTGAGAATGGGACAGGGAAAACTACATTCATCAGAATGCTG GCTGGGCACTTGAAGCCAGATACCGTGGATGGAGTTGAGATCGAAATTCCTGAATTTAATGTGTCCTACAAGCCCCAAAAGATTAGCCCAAAATTCCCGGGCTCAGTGAGGCAACTGCTTCATAAGAAAATACGCGATTCATATACTCATCCTCAGTTTATATCCGATGTAATGAAGCCACTACAAATTGAGCAGCTCATGGATCAGGAGGTGCTGAATTTATCAGGTGGAGAACTCCAAAGGGTGGCTCTATGTCTTTGCCTTGGACAG CCTGCAGAAATCTACCTTATTGATGAGCCGAGTGCGTACCTCGATTCGGAGCAGCGCATTGTCGCCTCGAAGGTGATCAAGAGGTTCATCCTCCACGCCAAGAAGACGGCGTTCATCGTCGAGCACGACTTCATCATGGCAGCCTACCTTGCGGACAAGGTGGTGGTCTACGAAGGGCGCCCCTCTGTCGAGTGCACTGCCTGCACGCCGCAGTCCCTGGTGTCTGGGATGAACAGGTTCCTATCG CACCTTGACATCACGTTTCGGAGGGACCCGACCAACTACAGGCCTCGGATCAACAAGATGGACTCAACCAAGGACCGGGAGCAGAAGGCCGCGGGGTCCTACTACTACCTCGATGACTGA